The window GTAGCGGACAGCTTTGATGCCATGACAAGCAACCGCCCCTATAGAGAACCGCTTTCATACGAAGAAGCTATTAGCCAATTGATTGAACAGACCGATAAATTTGATGAGAAAATTATCCGCCATCTTTCCGATTTGGTAGAATCTAAAATAATTTAAAGGCAGATTTATTATTGCCTGACCGGGCTGCTACTTATATTCCATTGTAAATTTACTTGACACCTTTCTCTCGGAAACGGGAAACCCCTCCGCGAATTCAATTTAGGTACGTGAACAGAGGCTAACTTACCTTAAGTGTAAATTAGGGTTACTATATATTTAATTATGTATCATAAGTTTGGTTCCTCTAAAGCCATTATATGGCAAGCTTTTACGTTTAAACCAAGTATCTATTCGCAGTCTGGAATCTTTTTTGCGGAGTAATTATAAATGACAGGAAGATAGATTAACAATTTGAGGGAGTGTTGATCCGGTGAGAGGATGATGTGAGGTGGTGGGATTATCACTCCCTTAAAAATTAAATATCCCTTTAAGTAACATTATTAACCGGAGGGTGCTGGATTGACACCTTCCGATTTTATTCCCATCATGTTAACAAGGCTGTTTCTCAGGGTGTTTACATCCAGCTTACGTTTCAGCTTACCGTCGACAGCGATTGAGACCATGCCGTTTTCTTCGCTAACAATAATATTTATCGAGTCCGTTTCTTCAGAGAGACCAATCGCGGCCCTGTGTCTGGTACCTATTGATTGAGGAAGGCGGGGATTCTGAGAAAGGGGCAGGATGCATCCGGCGGCAATGATTGTACTTCCTTCAATAATTACTGCTCCGTCGTGAAGTGGAGTGTTAGAAGTAAATAGTGTAACTAAAAGATCTTCTGTTACTTTAGCGTCTAACGGAGTACCCGTCTCTATAAAATTTTTCAATCCAATATTTCTCTCGATTGAAATAAGAGCTCCATAACCTCTTTCGCTGATCTGAAAACATGCTTTTACAATTTCATTGATTGTTGTTGATTCTTCGACTTTGAGAAATGGTCTCAATATAGGGTTTTGCCCTAATTTTGTAAGTGCCTTGCGTAATTCAGGTTGAAAAAGAATCACAAAGGCAATAAGCCACACTGTTTTAAGGCTGCCGAGCATCCAGTTGAGGGCGTTGAGATTAAACCAACGCGCTATAAAACTGACGAGGATAAGCATGAAGAGACCGCCGAACATCTGTATCGCTTTAGTTCCCTTCATCGAAAGGTAGAGCCTGTAGAAGATAAAAGCGACTATGGCAATGTCGATTATGTCGATAAATATGTTAAATTGGTAGCTACTCATTTTTTACTTACTTCTCCCGTCACTGCGTTCCATACATTTATAAAATCGTTTGTTTCCTTAACGTCATGTGCCCTGATAATATCCGCTCCTCCATGTTGAAGAGATTTCGCCAGTACGGCTAATCCGCCGTAAGCGCGTTCGTCAGGTATGTTTTGCTTTGTTAACAGCCCGACAAAGGATTTCCTGGAATATCCCAGAAGTACTGGAAACCCGAGCCCTTTAAAACTTGATAATTCCCGTATAATATCCAGGTTGTCTTCTAATCTTTTACCAAAACCTATTCCCGGGTCAATAATTATTTTATCTTTTGGAATCCCGTGCTCTATAACCGCGTCTGTTCTCTTTGCAAGCCATCTGATAATATCAGTAACCGGATCTTTATAATATGGGCTATTTTGCATTGTCTCGGGTGTTCCCAGCATATGCATAATTATAACAGCGGTACTTTTCTCCAGGGCCACTTCAAGCATTGCCGGGTCATGTGAAAGTCCGCTTATATCGTTTATTATCTCCGCTCCATAGTCCGTTGCCAGCCGTGCCACTCTGGAATTCCTTGTATCGATAGATATTGGAACTTTCAGTTTGCCCGACAGTCTTTTTAGTACCGGCTCTACGCGTTTGATTTCTTCCTCCAGTCCGGGACTCTTCGCGCCCGGTCTGCTTGATTCACCGCCAATGTCGATAATTGAGGCGCCCTCCTCTACCATTTGCAAAGCCCTCTCACAAGCCATGTCCGGATCCACGTAAAGCCCTCCGTCACTGAAACTGTCCGAGGTAACATTGAGAACCCCGGCTATAACCGGTCCACTTGTGAAATCTATAATATGATCGGTGAGTTCTATTTTTCGCGGAACATTCAAATAGGAGTGAGCGAGATTTGAAATTTCTTTCCCGAGTTTTTTAAGATTAAACGGCTGGGATTTCAGCTTGTGTTCCAGTAAAAATATTTTTCTCTTATTAGATATAATATAAACCGTGGATAATTCGGGTTTACCGGTAATTACGTCTCTATGCACCGCGGCTTCCTGGCCGAGTGAAAGCATTTGTTGTTTTATTATATTAGCGGCGGGTGGAGATACATTTTCAATCTGGATTATCCATTTTTGAGTTTTCTGGCATATAATATTAATACCTTCAGCATCCACTCCTGATGCTTTGAGATGTTTCTTGAGGGTTGTCATGTCTCCTGAAGGAAGAAGCCGTAACGTGTATTTCATAATCCCTTTACTGGATATAAAATATGGAAAACCAATTTTGTCAGTTATCTTCTTCAGATTCTTTATCCTGACCGGTTTTATTCTCGCTGGAAGAAAAATCGGTTCCGGGTGCCGCCTCTTCTCCTGAAGTTCGGGGGTCTTCTTTCATCTCTGTTTTTGTTCGATTCTTTTCTTTGTCCCCTTTTTCCTTGGATTCATGTTTAGATGGAGATTTGTCCCCGGAACCGGACTTTTTATCGTCAGGTATAGGTTCGTCCAGAGTTCCGCCGCTTAGTAATATCTTGATTTCCTCTCCGTCTAAAGATTCTCTCTTCAGAAGTGTTTGGGCTACTTTGTGCAGTTCTTCATTATGTTCAGTCAGGATATCTTCCGCTCTTTTATGACATTTTTTAATAATTTTGCTGATCTCATTATCAATTTCTCTTGCTGTCTCTTCACTGAATTCGTTTCTGGAAGCTAATTGTTTCCCGAGAAAAATGTGTTCATCATCTTGATGATCAAAGGATATCGGGCCAAGGGTATCGCTCATGCCCCACTTTGCCACCATCCTGCGGGCAAGGGATGAGGCGCGGCTTATATCATTCTGCGCTCCGGTTCCAATACTT of the Candidatus Krumholzibacteriota bacterium genome contains:
- the cdaA gene encoding diadenylate cyclase CdaA, translated to MSSYQFNIFIDIIDIAIVAFIFYRLYLSMKGTKAIQMFGGLFMLILVSFIARWFNLNALNWMLGSLKTVWLIAFVILFQPELRKALTKLGQNPILRPFLKVEESTTINEIVKACFQISERGYGALISIERNIGLKNFIETGTPLDAKVTEDLLVTLFTSNTPLHDGAVIIEGSTIIAAGCILPLSQNPRLPQSIGTRHRAAIGLSEETDSINIIVSEENGMVSIAVDGKLKRKLDVNTLRNSLVNMMGIKSEGVNPAPSG
- the folP gene encoding dihydropteroate synthase; protein product: MKYTLRLLPSGDMTTLKKHLKASGVDAEGINIICQKTQKWIIQIENVSPPAANIIKQQMLSLGQEAAVHRDVITGKPELSTVYIISNKRKIFLLEHKLKSQPFNLKKLGKEISNLAHSYLNVPRKIELTDHIIDFTSGPVIAGVLNVTSDSFSDGGLYVDPDMACERALQMVEEGASIIDIGGESSRPGAKSPGLEEEIKRVEPVLKRLSGKLKVPISIDTRNSRVARLATDYGAEIINDISGLSHDPAMLEVALEKSTAVIIMHMLGTPETMQNSPYYKDPVTDIIRWLAKRTDAVIEHGIPKDKIIIDPGIGFGKRLEDNLDIIRELSSFKGLGFPVLLGYSRKSFVGLLTKQNIPDERAYGGLAVLAKSLQHGGADIIRAHDVKETNDFINVWNAVTGEVSKK